The region ctactataaaattattttaaaactaaATTTTATTATAGTTTTGGTCATTCTATTTTATCTAAATTAagaaattaattatttattttaaatttaaatgaTTTTGGTCCTCCATTAACGATATTTTCCTTTTTTAAATGatatatttttttgaaaaatgataATTTTTCGTATATaaatttattattaaattttatagATAAAAATATAAGTTAAAAAATTACTATTTAAtcaattttttattaaaaaaatataaaaattatcaaaactatttaaatttaaaataaaaaaattaatttcatGAATCAGATAAAATTAAGGATCAAATTATAATTTATCAAAAAAAATAATTCTTTATGTCCATATAACACTGTACAATACTTATGCAAGTTTTAAACTTTTTGCTGCAATAAAAAAAGTTACCATATATTAATAATATGATATTTTTGTTATAAACAAAATACTAATAGAAAATATGATACTTTATCTAAATCACTTCTATATTTTCTGTTATGTCTTCAGTCAAATTTCATCGATAAAAGAAAAAAGAGATAGTTTTTTTATTAAGTAAAACAAATTTGAACTTAATTGATATTTTTATATAACTATAGATTGAATTGGTTTAATGAAATTAATGAAATGATATTTTATTTGAGAAAAAAGATTATATATTGATattgtaaaatatttttacactaTCAACCAATCAACCAATCAGAGCATCCCGTCAAATCACACGTTTAATTATAAAATACTAGTAAGAAATGACAAAACATTATAATTCTATTGGATAATAatgtaaaaaaatttacaccgATAGTGTATTATCTTTAATCTCATTTTATTTATGTCATTTCTATAATTTTTGTTTACTTAGTTTTAAGCtttatttttgcttttctttttaaACTTTTTTTGAAAGTATAATTTTCGAACAATTTCGCACTAGCATATTATTTATAGACTTGGATTGAATGTATGCCTTCTAGAATGTCTTCTAGATATACTATATAAATGTGTATATTTTTACCTAAacattttttattaaaatttttAAATATGATATTTTTAAATATATGTAAAAATAAGGTAGGATTTCCAAAATGTCAAATCACATCAtaaatattttcatttttaaataaatactatataaaataattttcgcataatttaattaaatataaattCTAACAATTTAGAGTAAGTAATAATTTTTCATAAATAAATAACCACATGTCAGAAGAGGAATATATTCATTTTCGAACTATATAAGTATCAACAACAGTAAACCTTCGGATTTGACTCACCAAAATCCATGACCCAAACCATGGAGGCGCTCCGATTATCCACCGCTCAACCTCACTTACCGCTCCTCCGTCGCCACCGTCACCACCACCACGGAATGCAGCGCACTACGCTTCAACCTAACCCTTGCTTCAAGCCTTTCATCGCCCCCGCGCTTTCCAAACCCGTAGAAATAGTTCCCTCTCCTTTACTCTCCGAGTCGCCACTGTctcctcctcttcctcctccGTTCAAGGCTTCCACCGCTTCACTTCAGTACCCTCCAGGTTACGTCGGAGCGATTCCTGAACGGTCGCGCTCCGATGACGGCGATGCCTTAGTAAGTCCTATGAGCTATTTGACCAATATACTCACTTCTAAGGTCTATGATGTTGCTAAAGAGTCACCTCTTGAGTTTGCGCCGAAGATTTCTGAAAGAATTGGTGCTAACATTTGGCTCAAGCGGGAGGATCTTCAACCTGTAAGGATCATCAAATTTTTCATTTATGAACTGTTTTTCTTTATGgttatgttgttgttattattatcATCGCCCACATCTTTGAAAAAAGGTGTATGAGCCTCAGTCTCGGTGTCTGTCGACACTTGTGATTAGGCGGCATgtctgcttctgcttctgggtaGTGTTTTCGGtattagattattattattattaacttTTTTATTTGTGTTGATCATTTAGCTTTAGTATATGTTGTTTATGAAATTGCGGTTTGTGTGATAGGTATACTCATTTAAGATTCGTGGAGCTTATAATATGATGGCTAAACTTCCAGAGGAAGTTTTGGAGAAAGGGGTTATATGTTCTTCTGCTGGAAATCATGCTCAAGGAGTTGCCTTGTCTGCCAAGAGATTGAATTGCAATGCCGTTATTGCTATGCCCGTTACCACGCCTGACATCAAGGTTttcatttatttacttttcatGCCTTGTTTGTTTCTTTCTTTATCTAATAAGCTAGAAGCTGGACTAGACAATAAGTTATAATGATGCCTTGTTTATTTCTAACCACATGTTTAATGAGTTTCGTTAAGATCGAATGGATCCGAAGTACTTGAGTTTGATTCCTAGGTGAAACAATCATTGTCTGTACTCTTCTGTCCTCATGACTGAAATTCGAATTACTGAGGTTCCTTTCCCTTCATATTTCGAGGGATAAAACCGAAAAAGCTACATTGTTTGTTTCTTGTAATATCTTGAGGAAAAAAGGACTAATGTGGTTGATTAAGTTATGTGTTTTTATTACTTTTGACCTTTGCAGTGGAAATCTGTGGAGAGGCTGGGTGCTACTGTTGTTCTTATTGGGGATTCCTATGACGAAGCACAAGCCTATGCAAAGAAGCGTGCTATAGAAGAGGGtcgtacattcatacctccttTTGATCATCCCGATGTCATTATGGGTCAGGGAACTGTCGGGATGGAAATTTTGCGTCAAATGAAGGGTCCAATTCATGCAATTTTTGTGCCTGTGGGAGGTGGTGGTCTCATTGCTGGTATTGCCGCTTACGTGAAGAGGATTAATCCTGAGGTTAGTTTGCTTGCATGTTATTGTGCTGACAGTTTTTTCCATTGCGTGGGCCTTTGTTCACTTGGAAAAGTTGAGTAGTTAACTGACTTCTGACGTTTTTAATGTAAACAGGTGAAAATTATTGGGGTGGAACCCACTGATGCAAATGCAATGGCTTTGTCACTTCATCATGGCCACAGAGTGATTTTGGACCAGGTTGGAGGATTTGCAGATGGCGTGGCTGTTAAAGAGGTCGGCATAGAAACTTTTCGCTTGTGCAAAGAGTTGGTCGATGGTGTTGTTCTTGTAAGCCGTGATGCTATTTGTGCATCAATAAAGGTGAGATGCCCTTTCCCTCGTGAAAGTTTGCTTTCGGAATCTCTGGTGCTGTAGACAATTTCCACACACACACATCACCATAATGTATGGTAAGTCTCTAGTTTTATGAAAAGTATAATTGAGAAATTTGAATCCACGTTCTTATCGTTTTGATGCCGGATTAAATTTTCATTTCCATCTATGTTTCTTAACAGTTTACAGCCGATCATAAGTTTGACCAAATTGGTTAAGAAATCAGATTTGCTTGGCGATTTGTGAGTCAGCTAGCAATAAGAAATTTTGAATTGATTGGTGGAGGAGTATTTTTCATATAATAACTCAGAACTAGAATAACTTTCCAAACTCTTTCATCTAAGTGTAGCTTTTTTGTTTATATCCATAAGAATTGGAACTTATTTTTCTATGTAGACCTTTGAATGTTTTGTTCATTGAATGAGAAGCACCACATGTTGTTTAGGACTTAAAGTTTTAAGACATGACACTGGTTAAGCTTGTTGCAGGACATGTTTGAGGAAAAAAGGAGCATCCTAGAACCAGCAGGCGCGCTTGCTCTTGCTGGAGCTGAGGCATACTGCAAGTATTATGGGCTCAAGGGGGAAAATGTTATAGCAATAACCTCCGGAGCAAACATGAATTTTGATAAACTTAGGACAGTAACTGAACTTGCTAACATTGGTCGTAAACAAGAAGCTTTGCTGTTAACGGTATTGCGGGAGGAGCCTGGCAGTTTCAAACAGTTTTGTCAATTGGTATGTTTACACGACTTCACTGTTATTTTTCCTTTAACAGAGTTGAACTGATTTTCTTCTCGCCTTGGCAGGTGGGGCCGATGAATATCACAGAATTCAAATACAGATATAATTCTGAGGAGAAAGCTGTTGTCCTTTACAGGTAAGATCATAGAAATAGATAACAAGTTTTATGCCGAGACAATAGTATTTTATTATCCATTGTATTTCTGTGCAGTGTTGGGATTCACAC is a window of Lathyrus oleraceus cultivar Zhongwan6 chromosome 6, CAAS_Psat_ZW6_1.0, whole genome shotgun sequence DNA encoding:
- the LOC127098483 gene encoding threonine dehydratase biosynthetic, chloroplastic, whose translation is MTQTMEALRLSTAQPHLPLLRRHRHHHHGMQRTTLQPNPCFKPFIAPALSKPVEIVPSPLLSESPLSPPLPPPFKASTASLQYPPGYVGAIPERSRSDDGDALVSPMSYLTNILTSKVYDVAKESPLEFAPKISERIGANIWLKREDLQPVYSFKIRGAYNMMAKLPEEVLEKGVICSSAGNHAQGVALSAKRLNCNAVIAMPVTTPDIKWKSVERLGATVVLIGDSYDEAQAYAKKRAIEEGRTFIPPFDHPDVIMGQGTVGMEILRQMKGPIHAIFVPVGGGGLIAGIAAYVKRINPEVKIIGVEPTDANAMALSLHHGHRVILDQVGGFADGVAVKEVGIETFRLCKELVDGVVLVSRDAICASIKDMFEEKRSILEPAGALALAGAEAYCKYYGLKGENVIAITSGANMNFDKLRTVTELANIGRKQEALLLTVLREEPGSFKQFCQLVGPMNITEFKYRYNSEEKAVVLYSVGIHTPSELKQMEERMGSSQLVTHNLTDVDLVKDHLRHMMGARPDIQNEVLCRFTFPERPGALMKFLDSFSPRWNISLFHYRAQGETGANVLVGIQVPSNEMDEFHDSANKLGYDYKVVMDDLFFQLLMH